Proteins encoded within one genomic window of Ornithodoros turicata isolate Travis unplaced genomic scaffold, ASM3712646v1 ctg00000838.1, whole genome shotgun sequence:
- the LOC135375186 gene encoding neprilysin-1-like, with product MSSPTPDPRSWTPSPERTTSPSTDSRPTKTHINPFVWLIIIVVLVVVSAGFALITMRKAEYAAKLAQDPVCRSHDCLEHASHLRISMDTNANPCKNLYNYVCTFWYRDYSYKDPQDIETMLTDNILHTLTSGNLDLQSKAVARAFRMFQSCIHRKDDLDAFKRFITDMRIPWPEEPLREANALDVHLQLLIRWRISFFFRIKVVPSRNNKQPVLVVWKAMEVQSWKHLRNAEAHAVPYYAARVRQFAYALGHSENLSDSYVYQLRKDELNVMTLVEHGRKYPFSEHFFGLHQIQNHTKNVTTEEWVSFINSNLPPELHLTTHSMVVVHSLPVLHMLGRILEMVPNERLLVLLGWIFVQEYAWMASTNFDIVTWGSKRQAEQHAPAFCLRQIEDAFGILPWASFIYKNFPKTERDKVNSVLDNIASTIQEMLERSTIISNATKQTASAKLQNVKRILWPTETFFNEQELDVLYLSFDPANGTFFQDWVRSMTDLGKLLGHNEYMNLYSKTMSDKEFGPIVYLYYFNILKLSMAELISPLYYRHGNMAMTYGSLGTLYAVFLSKFIDSLGRQIDDEGQKRDWWEPPVSQKCKSYGDRRMTDLFGFETSFDAFKTALFGQKNKALNSRLDTLNMYTGEQIFFLSACRPLCSRGEFGSSAMSLVMNFDAEA from the exons ATGAGCAGTCCTACGCCAGACCCTCGAAGCTGGACGCCGTCACCGGAGAGGACAACGTCCCCTTCGACAGATAGCCGGCCGACCAAGACCCACATCAACCCTTTCGTGTGGCTCATCATCATCGTGGTCTTGGTCGTTGTCAGCGCTGGCTTTGCACTCATCACCATGCGAAAGGCAGA GTACGCCGCAAAATTGGCCCAGGACCCCGTTTGCCGAAGCCACGACTGCTTGGAGCACGCTTCCCACCTTAGGATCTCCATGGACACCAACGCCAATCCCTGCAAGAACCTCTACAACTACGTCTGCACTTTCTGGTACAGAGACTACAGCTACAAGGACCCCCAAGACATTGAGACGATGCTTACCGACAACATCCTCCACACCCTTACCTCTGGGAACTTGGACTTGCAGAGTAAAGCAGTAGCCAGGGCGTTCCGAATGTTCCAGTCGTGCATTCATAGGAAGGACGACCTGGACGCTTTCAAGCGATTTATCACAGACATGAGAATTCCATGGCCTGAAGAACCATTACGTGAGGCCAATGCTCTCGACGTCCATTTGCAGCTTCTCATCCGCTGGAGGATTTCTTTCTTCTTCAGAATTAAAGTGGTTCCATCAAGAAATAATAAACAGCCCGTTCTAGTCGTATGGAAAGCCATGGAGGTACAATCATGGAAGCACCTTCGTAATGCTGAAGCGCACGCCGTGCCATACTACGCTGCAAGGGTGCGGCAGTTCGCCTATGCCTTAGGACACAGCGAGAACCTCAGTGACAGTTACGTCTATCAGCTGCGGAAGGATGAACTGAACGTCATGACGCTTGTAGAACACGGAAGAAAGTATCCGTTTTCGGAGCATTTCTTCGGTCTTCATCAAATCCAGAATCACACCAAAAACGTCACTACCGAAGAATGGGTCTCTTTCATCAACTCAAACTTACCACCTGAATTACACCTTACCACCCACTCTATGGTAGTTgtccatagtcttccagtgctACACATGCTCGGCAGGATACTTGAGATGGTACCTAACGAGCGTCTCCTCGTGTTACTGGGCTGGATATTCGTTCAAGAATACGCCTGGATGGCATCAACTAACTTCGACATAGTCACATGGGGAAGCAAGCGGCAAGCTGAACAACACGCACCTGCATTCTGTTTGCGACAGATCGAGGACGCATTCGGAATTCTGCCTTGGGCGTCATTCATATACAAGAACTTTCCAAAAACAGAGCGCGATAAGGTGAACTCTGTCTTGGACAATATTGCAAGTACCATTCAAGAGATGCTCGAACGGTCTACAATCATCAGCAACGCCACGAAGCAGACAGCAAGCGCTAAACTTCAAAACGTGAAGCGTATTCTTTGGCCTACGGAAACCTTCTTCAATGAACAAGAGCTCGACGTCCTGTACTTGAGTTTCGATCCAGCGAACGGAACTTTCTTCCAAGACTGGGTCCGATCTATGACAGACCTAGGCAAGCTTCTTGGTCACAACGAGTATATGAACTTGTACAGCAAGACCATGAGCGACAAGGAGTTCGGTCCCATAGTTTACCTGTATTATTTTAATATCCTTAAGCTGTCTATGGCTGAACTTATATCCCCGCTTTACTATCGCCATGGCAACATGGCGATGACCTACGGTTCCTTGGGGACATTGTATGCAGTGTTCTTGAGCAAATTTATTGATTCGCTCGGCCGTCAGATCGATGACGAAGGCCAAAAGAGAGATTGGTGGGAGCCGCCTGTGTCCCAGAAGTGCAAATCTTACGGTGATAGAAGAATGACCGATCTGTTTGGATTCGAGACCTCTTTCGATGCATTCAAGACAGCCCTCTTTGGGCAAAAGAACAAGGCATTGAACTCTAGACTGGATACCCTAAACATGTATACCGGAGAGCAGATATTTTTCCTATCCGCTTGCAGACCTCTTTGTTCGCGAGGAGAGTTCG GGAGCTCAGCCATGTCGCTGGTCATGAATTTCGATGCAGAAGCGTAG